Proteins encoded together in one Anticarsia gemmatalis isolate Benzon Research Colony breed Stoneville strain chromosome 1, ilAntGemm2 primary, whole genome shotgun sequence window:
- the LOC142977611 gene encoding cell adhesion molecule Dscam2-like: protein MRAPPPLPPPPLLALLGALLAAQVWCEVSMLGPSLVVEPAARVQFSAAAGVRVRCAARGHPPPALTWLADDNTPLHDAPALRRIHSNGTLEILPAPGGYEAAAMTVRCRAANPHGVALSRDVTLQPVVDGGWEAEASAPAAALGGVAAVTCGATRHAALVQPALWYRADTVLHVDPPTPKSRYVVAGNTLLIRDVAASDAGPYSCLARHSLTATTKRARPAHLTVTPSSANSAPRLVSAGGELSVSAGHDVCLPCVATDLKQPHYTWYRELNGRLQPVEAEGASGWAWAGGAAQCLRRVTPAAAGLWICKAYNVYGDATAHVTLAVRDALSVSVAPGVLVADTGSTARFTCSASDAGAALSWLHDGAPAGSGADLVLRGVARAHRGVYQCVARRAADSAQAAAELRLGDSAPELHYTFIEQALRAGGSVSLRCAASGSPPPRFTWLLDDQPLDQYRAQHRYFISSETSVTGDVVSVLNMSAVTAADGGRYTCRAHNDRGHAHHSARLNIYGPPSIRALGPVRVVAGANATIYCPYAGYPISSISWWRRGASVAVGGAGRVAARGAELRLAPALPADAGHYACAVAAPQGPAARRDIDIQVRNPPKISPFIFSSELTEGSSVQVLCGVSSGDKPMYFSWLKDGAPLPSNLQIEEKSLNEFSLLMFSDLSARHSGAYTCRVSNHAATVNYTASLSVKVAPAWATEPLDAAVLLGAPLLVQCAAKGYPAPTITWYRRIGEGGEGVEQWEQVGAAEWGAAEGAVHARNGSLSAPGAARTHQGLYRCVADNGVGPPLVKHINVTVHEPAHFEGTGGNVSCVRGRSAALVCHALGDAPLVVHWTHRGIRLDLTSYRWAVTEVRTGAGLRSTLQLRAAERADIGEYRCHAHNQYGRSEQLMYLHVDEPPEAPRRLVLGGVGSRWVRLAWASPPASPPLAHAYTALYTTLHALPGAEARQNTVNLTVDTTADDSLDTDGLRTLSARLDGLRPAAAYSLRLTAANHVGQSPQSEPLLFTTLEEAPTASPQNVRVRAANAGELHVSWSAPPQDSWNGELLGYVVTWRELSRFDEEDADDAPSSRRAGSATAAGWSSAELTVGGLRSFARYALTVRAYNRAGAGPHSPAVYATTADGVPEQAPRAVTCEAVSPRALRVRWAPLSAQHAHALRGYDLHYAPIYFASSWSGAGESQTARAGVSGEATLQGLRAATNYSVWVRARADAGLGPPSPPVYCATTEDVPEAVSQIRALACGADAVRVTWLAPAAAPRLTHYTLYTRELGKVGGEWAQRVDASGAEGAAGEALGGGEEVWREVRGLRERTVYEFWVRAATSAGAGPPSRPVTAAPAPPVSARVSSFSRVVYAAWGARVRLRCAAVGAPPLRWRWAPLPSAHTITDTGDLIIHRAEASSGGNYTCEVRNGGGSDALAVSLAVRLPPAAPALRLVRADVTALLLAWDAPSDGGAAILGYTLQWARGDSPAADRERRVPPADAAHALTGLACGATYRITLRAHNVVGASPHSRPLLARTRGDKARAPPGKALVWANSTALRLNLLAWGGRCPVTAWSVAVRAAAAGSWRDLHTNGETAEAGNLRPGSWYEIRVVARSPAGDTLALYRAATHTLNGERLGEAVEVPAEAHGVSSEGSGAAGTGSPAALWRAGLAPALLGGGLALLLAILAGVVLARRRHAATCLHRECSLQQVCQPHPQLYTTEPSKRNGKTMTPPDVPGELHEISPYATFSMSGGAESCGGGGAGGAGCALHLRTFGRAEALDLAAPPPRPNLLAHTNEYGRGRDSDSESSGSPCAACAAELYRLPAAHLSDTLPAVESSADDASYAAGARGARGARPPPRARRRRDHARHHSQPTVSHRF, encoded by the exons ACCCGCCCACGCCCA AGTCCCGGTACGTGGTGGCGGGCAACACGCTGCTGATCCGCGACGTGGCGGCGAGCGACGCCGGCCCCTACAGCTGCCTCGCGCGGCACTCGCTCACCGCCACCACCAAGCGAGCGCGGCCCGCGCACCTCACCGTCACAC CGTCGTCAGCGAACTCGGCGCCCAGGCTGGTGTCGGCGGGCGGCGAGCTGAGCGTCAGCGCCGGACACGACGTGTGCCTGCCGTGCGTCGCCACCGACCTTAAGCAACCGCACTACAC ATGGTACCGCGAGCTGAACGGGAGGCTGCAGCCGGTGGAAGCGGAGGGCGCGAGCGGCTGGGCgtgggcgggcggcgcggcgcagTGCCTGCGGCGCGTGACGCCGGCCGCCGCCGGGCTGTGGATCTGCAAGGCGTACAACGTGTACGGCGACGCCACGGCGCACGTGACGCTGGCGGTGCGCGACGCGCTGAGCGTGAGCGTGGCGCCCGGCGTGCTGGTGGCGGACACGGGCAGCACGGCGCGCTTCACGTGCAGCGCGTCGGACGCGGGCGCGGCGCTGTCGTGGCTGCACGACGGCGCGCCCGCCGGCAGCGGCGCCGACCTCGTGCTGCGCGGCGTGGCGCGCGCGCACCGCGGCGTCTACCAGTGCGtggcgcgccgcgccgccgacTCCGCGCAGGCCGCCGCCGAGCTCCGCCTCGGAG ACTCGGCGCCGGAGCTGCACTACACGTTCATCGAGCAGGCGCTGCGCGCGGGCGGCAGCGTGTCGCTGCGCTGCGCCGCGTCGGGTTCGCCGCCGCCGCGCTTCACCTGGCTGCTGGACGACCAGCCGCTCGACCAGTACCGCGCGCAACACAG GTACTTCATCAGCTCGGAGACGTCGGTGACGGGCGACGTGGTATCGGTGCTGAACATGAGCGCGGTGACGGCGGCCGACGGCGGGCGCTACACGTGCCGCGCGCACAACGACCGCGGACACGCACACCACTCCGCGCGGCTCAACATATACG GTCCGCCGTCGATCCGCGCGCTGGGCCCGGTGCGCGTGGTGGCCGGCGCCAACGCCACCATCTACTGTCCCTACGCTGGATATCCGATCAG CTCAATCTCGTGGTGGCGGCGCGGCGCGAGCGTGGCGGTGGGCGGCGCAGGGCGCgtggcggcgcgcggcgcggagCTGCGCCTGGCGCCGGCGCTGCCCGCCGATGCCGGCCACTACGCGTGCGCGGTGGCCGCGCCGCAGGGccccgccgcgcgccgcgacATCGACATACAAGTGCGCA ATCCGCCGAAGATATCGCCGTTTATATTTTCATCGGAGCTGACGGAGGGCAGCTCCGTGCAAGTTCTGTGCGGGGTGTCGTCCGGTGACAAGCCCATGTACTTCTCGTGGCTGAAAGACGGCGCGCCGTTGCCTTCTAACCTCCAG ATAGAAGAGAAGAGCTTGAACGAGTTCTCTCTGCTGATGTTCTCGGACCTGTCGGCGCGGCACAGCGGCGCCTACACGTGCCGCGTGTCTAACCACGCCGCCACCGTCAACTACACCGCCAGCCTCAGCGTCAAGG TGGCTCCTGCGTGGGCGACCGAGCCTCTGGACGCGGCGGTGCTGCTCGGCGCGCCGCTCCTCGTGCAGTGCGCCGCTAAGGGCTACCCCGCACCTACCATCACCTGGTACAGACGCATCG GTGAAGGGGGCGAGGGGGTCGAGCAGTGGGAGCAGGTGGGGGCGGCGGAGTGGGGCGCTGCGGAGGGCGCCGTGCACGCCCGCAACGGTTCCCTATCTGCGCCCGGCGCCGCGCGCACGCACCAGGGCCTCTACCGCTGCGTCGCCGACAACGGCGTGGGCCCGCCGCTCGTCAAACATATCAACGTCACAGTACACG AACCGGCGCATTTCGAGGGTACCGGTGGCAACGTGTCGTGCGTGCGCGGGCGCAGCGCGGCGCTAGTGTGCCACGCGCTCGGCGACGCGCCGCTCGTCGTGCACTGGACGCACCGCGGCATACGCCTCGATCTCACCTCCTACCG GTGGGCGGTGACGGAGGTGCGCACGGGCGCGGGGCTGCGCTCCACGCTGCAGCTGCGCGCCGCCGAGCGCGCCGACATCGGCGAGTACCGCTGCCACGCGCACAACCAGTACGGCCGCAGCGAGCAGCTCATGTACCTGCACGTCGACG AGCCACCGGAGGCGCCGCGACGGTTGGTGCTGGGCGGAGTGGGCTCGCGCTGGGTGCGACTAGCGTGGGCCTCGCCGCCCGCGTCGCCGCCCCTGGCGCACGCCTACACCGCGCTCTACACCACGCTGCACGCGCTACCGGGGGCCGAGGCGCGCCAGAACACCGTCAATCTAACCGTCGATACCACCGCTGATGACAG CTTAGACACGGACGGTCTGCGCACTCTCAGTGCTCGGCTAGACGGTCTCCGGCCGGCCGCGGCGTACTCCCTCCGTCTCACTGCAGCCAACCACGTAGGACAGTCTCCGCAGTCTGAACCGCTTCTTTTTACCACGCTTGAAGAAG CTCCTACGGCGTCCCCGCAGAACGTTCGAGTTCGAGCGGCAAATGCAGGCGAGTTGCACGTGTCTTGGTCG GCGCCGCCGCAAGACAGTTGGAACGGTGAACTGCTCGGCTACGTGGTGACGTGGCGCGAGCTAAGCCGCTTCGACGAGGAGGACGCGGACGACGCGCCGTCGTCGCGGCGCGCCGGCAGCGCCACGGCGGCGGGTTGGTCCAGCGCCGAGCTGACGGTGGGCGGGCTGCGCTCGTTCGCGCGCTACGCGCTCACCGTGCGCGCCTACAACCGCGCGGGCGCCGGGCCGCACTCGCCCGCCGTGTACGCCACCACGGCGGACGGCGTGCCCGAGCAGGCGCCGCGCGCCGTCACCTGCGAGGCCGTGTCGCCGCGCGCCCTGCGCGTGCGCTGGGCGCCGCTCTCCGCACAGCACGCCCACGCGCTCAGAGGATACGACTTACACTACGCACCGATATACTTTGCATCCT CTTGGAGTGGCGCGGGAGAGTCGCAGACCGCGCGCGCCGGCGTGTCGGGTGAGGCGACTCTGCAGGGACTGCGCGCCGCCACCAACTACTCGGTGTGGGTGCGCGCCCGCGCCGACGCCGGCCTCGGGCCGCCCTCGCCGCCCGTCTACTGCGCCACCACGGAGGACG TGCCCGAGGCTGTGTCTCAGATCCGCGCGCTGGCGTGTGGCGCGGACGCGGTGCGCGTCACGTGGCtggcgcccgccgccgcgccgcgcctcaCGCACTACACGCTCTACACCCGGGAGCTCGGCAA AGTGGGCGGCGAGTGGGCACAGCGCGTGGACGCGAGCGGCGCGGAGGGCGCGGCGGGCGAGGCGCTCGGCGGCGGCGAGGAGGTGTGGCGCGAGGTGCGCGGCCTGCGCGAGCGCACCGTCTACGAGTTCTGGGTGCGCGCCGCCACCAGCGCCGGCGCCGGCCCGCCCTCGCGCCCCGTCACCGCGGCGCCCGCGCCACCCG TGTCAGCACGTGTGTCATCGTTCAGCCGCGTGGTGTACGCCGCGTGGGGAGCGCGCGTGCGACTGCGCTGCGCCGCAGTAGGCGCGCCGCCGCTGCGCTGGCGCTGGGCCCCGCTGCCCTCCGCACACACCATCACTGACACTGGCGATCTGATAATACATA GGGCGGAAGCGTCGTCGGGCGGCAACTACACGTGCGAGGTGCGTAATGGCGGCGGGTCGGACGCGCTGGCGGTGTCGCTGGCGGTGCGgctgccgcccgccgcgccggcGCTGCGCCTGGTGCGCGCCGACGTGACGGCGCTGCTGCTGGCGTGGGACGCGCCCAGCGACGGCGGCGCCGCCATCCTCGGCTACACGCTGCAGTGGGCGCGCGGCGACTCGCCCGCCGCCGACCGCGAGCGCCGCGTGCCGCCGGCCGACGCGGCGCACGCGCTCACGGGGCTGGCGTGCGGCGCCACGTACCGCATCACGCTGCGCGCGCACAACGTGGTCGGCGCCTCGCCGCACTCGCGGCCCCTGCTGGCGCGCACCCGCGGCGACA AGGCTCGGGCGCCGCCGGGCAAGGCGCTGGTGTGGGCCAACAGCACGGCGCTGCGGCTGAACCTGCTGGCGTGGGGTGGCCGCTGCCCCGTCACCGCGTGGAGCGTGGCGgtgcgcgccgccgccgccggctcGTGGCGCGACCTGCACACCAACGGAGAAACCGCCGAG GCTGGTAACCTACGGCCGGGTTCGTGGTACGAGATTCGAGTGGTGGCGCGCTCGCCCGCCGGCGACACGCTCGCGCTGTACCGCGCCGCCACGCACACCCTCAACGGAG AGCGGCTGGGAGAAGCTGTGGAGGTGCCCGCCGAAGCGCACGGCGTGTCTTCTGAGGGAAGCGGAGCGGCGGGTACGGGCTCGCCCGCCGCACTTTGGCGCGCCGGCCTCGCGCCCGCGCTACTGGGTGGCGGCCTAGCGCTGTTGCTCGCCATACTCGCCG GAGTGGTGCTGGCGCGGCGGCGGCACGCTGCCACGTGTCTGCACCGCGAGTGCTCGTTGCAGCAGGTGTGTCAGCCGCACCCGCAGCTCTATACCACCGAGCCCAGCAAAAGGAACGGGAAGACCATGACGCCGCCCGACG TTCCGGGTGAGCTGCACGAGATCAGTCCCTACGCGACGTTCAGCATGTCGGGCGGAGCGGAGTCGTgcgggggcggcggcgcggggggcgcgggctGCGCTCTACATTTGCGCACGTTCGGACGCGCCGAGGCGCTGGAcctcgccgcgccgccgcccagACCCAATCTCCTCGCGCACACCAACG AATACGGTCGAGGGCGGGACAGCGACTCGGAGTCGAGCGGATCGCCATGCGCCGCTTGCGCCGCCGAGCTGTACCGCCTGCCCGCCGCGCACCTCTCGG ACACGCTGCCCGCCGTCGAGTCGAGCGCCGACGACGCGTCGTacgcggcgggcgcgcgcggcGCGCGAGGtgcccgcccgccgccgcgcgcccggCGCCGCCGCGACCACGCGCGCCATCACTCGCAGCCCACCGTCAG CCACCGTTTCTAA
- the LOC142977620 gene encoding uncharacterized protein LOC142977620, with the protein MEKEFRKLNDIKGQMEKGLINFKKSPKERITYNYIETRLEILEAQLKNFSAKYEGIIGECENEDLLNYFQEDIYERVFEIYLTYKVELKNALSQSKSDSSSKDNCEAKSDSVVRLPKIVLPTFSGKYTEWSSFRDLFISLVHNNKRLDDVQRLHYLKTQLSGEAEQLIRHVPITESNYKKCWELLEHRFNNKKFMSTCILKRLFSQRNIVVESSSALKDLLDVTSDCLHELTNLGIDVSSWDIIIIYIISLKLDIESRKQWELHVSQSTDDLPSFKQFREFLETRFRALEFVEPKGKLKTVHPPFTSNAKVMHNTINVSCPHCSESHKLVNCKQFAKEDSEKRRVIVQSLGVCFNCLGSHHTSKSCRVLSKCRICQRKHHTLLHPKSPSVTSAVATPVEPTTSHEGISETPTQELSSNIAAHFVNGRVQGQVLLATALIRVESQNGSSQILRALLDQGSQASFITEAGAQLLRLKKVVSRTTITGIGGHHGDIVSRHVVKMNIQSLHDPSFSLEVTAHVLSSLTSVMPDTKFQIHDWPEIQNIGLADPRFNVPNKIDILLGAETYCRVLKAGLIKSPLGSPIAQDTHLGWIVSGKVSRVDSSLVSHNTVIAMHTQVEENEMLKRLWELDSEPALDRKPFTPEEQACENFYATTTKRDIDGRYVVKLPFRSKDPICKYSHSKNIAVKRLLGLERKLARDEKLKQQYSEVINEYLLLGHLEKINDESDKNTDGAVYLPHHAVVRQDKLTTKVRVVYDASCKGTNGVSLNDTLMVGPTLQADLRHIVMRWRQHPICLAADIEKMYRQIKVARPDTDFQRIVWREDPSKEIEDFRLLTVTFGTSCAPYLAVKTLHQVACDEGEIYPLAADRVMTDFYMDDLMTGCQSETEVIQIYKEMNSLLGKGGFRLQKWTSNKMSLLEELNEASGKDLEIKMDKVTKILGLTWNRNTDEFDYSVKMSPTAAPETKRTVISEISRLYDPLGWIAPCIITAKVLIQKLWIAGISWDDELPSGLQEEWRQYRTDLDKLVNFHIPRWIGKAESNVAIELHGFSDASNVAYAAVVYCRIISSDGDIHSHLITAKTKVAPIKQLSIPRLELCGSVLVAKLLIEVAEVMHIPKANIHAWTDSSVVLAWLSDHPSRWKTYVANRTSKILSLLDNTQWAHVQSKDNPADIASRGAPSEVLLESDLWKRGPSWLRTEPVEYTRPNAIRTKEERKVVKVHTVNLESDFDITWGSRFSSLRKLMRVMAYCKRFLLSIKRRKDNIKVTPYLSVAELREALDHCIRQSQQQCFHNEYVALKNNAQLDKRSPLYKFNVFIDKSEILRVGGRLRNSSLSDDTKHPVIISHDSCLARLIVADAHEMTFHGGQQLMLNFIRTRYWITRVKGMVRAHIRSCIPCIRYAATTKHQLMGELPVSRVTPSKPFLNSGVDYAGPINMRVSKGRGQRSYKGYICLFICMATRAVHIEAVSDLTSEGFLAAFKRFVARRGHCRNIWSDNGTNFVGAAKELRTHFAQEGSLFKDIASALASSHTEWHFIPPHSPNFGGLWEAGIKSVKHHLKRVVGDSTLTFEEMCTVLSQIEACLNSRPLSQSNSDPEDPTPLTPGHFLVGQPLIVPPDCNYEDATMSTLRRWQLVQRMVQNFWRRWQQEYLTHFFHRYKWASRIPDFKVGDVVLVKEDNLPPARWLYGKVVQLHPGKDNLTRVVTIRCKGTEIKRPTSKLCLLPVTE; encoded by the coding sequence ATGGAAAAGGAATTTAGGAAGTTAAATGATATCAAAGGACAGATGGAGAAGGGCTTAATTAATTTCAAGAAATCACCTAAGGAACGGATTACTTACAATTATATCGAAACGCGGCTGGAGATATTGGAAGCTCAATTGAAGAATTTCTCTGCTAAGTACGAGGGAATAATTGGCGAATGTGAAAATGAAGACTTGTTAAATTATTTCCAGGAAGACATCTATGAAAGggtttttgaaatttatttgacgTACAAAGTAGAGCTTAAGAATGCATTGTCACAATCAAAATCTGATAGTTCTAGTAAAGACAATTGTGAGGCTAAGTCCGACAGTGTTGTTAGATTACCAAAGATAGTGTTGCCCACTTTTAGTGGGAAATATACAGAGTGGTCATCATTcagagatttatttatttctttagtgCACAATAACAAAAGACTCGATGATGTACAGCGTCTTCACTATCTAAAAACACAGTTGTCGGGTGAGGCAGAGCAATTAATTAGACATGTGCCTATAACtgaatcaaattataaaaaatgttgggAATTGTTAGAACATAGGTTTAACAATAAGAAATTTATGTCTACTTGTATTTTGAAAAGGTTATTTAGCCAGCGTAACATTGTTGTGGAATCTTCAAGTGCCTTAAAGGATCTTCTTGATGTAACTAGTGATTGTTTACACGAGCTTACCAATCTCGGAATTGATGTCAGCTCTtgggatattattattatttatataataagtttGAAGTTGGACATAGAATCTAGGAAGCAGTGGGAACTGCATGTTAGTCAATCCACCGATGATCTACCGTCTTTCAAACAGTTTCGCGAGTTTTTAGAGACGCGTTTCCGAGCCCTTGAGTTTGTAGAACCGAAAGGTAAGTTAAAAACAGTTCATCCCCCTTTTACATCAAACGCCAAGGTAATGCATAACACTATTAATGTTTCATGCCCACATTGTTCAGAAAGTCACAAATTAGTTAACTGTAAGCAGTTTGCCAAAGAGGATAGTGAAAAGCGCCGCGTTATTGTCCAATCTTTGGGcgtatgttttaattgtttggGAAGTCATCATACTTCCAAATCATGTCGTGTTCTATCAAAATGCCGTATATGCCAGCGTAAGCATCATACGTTGTTGCATCCTAAAAGCCCCAGTGTTACTAGTGCGGTGGCCACGCCAGTAGAGCCTACCACCTCACATGAAGGTATATCAGAGACCCCAACTCAAGAGTTAAGTTCAAATATAGCAGCTCATTTTGTGAATGGACGAGTACAGGGTCAAGTCCTGTTAGCTACAGCTCTTATAAGGGTTGAGTCACAAAATGGGTCTTCTCAAATTTTGAGAGCATTGTTGGATCAAGGATCACAGGCGTCATTTATAACTGAAGCAGGTGCGCAATTACTTCGCTTGAAGAAAGTTGTATCTAGAACTACTATTACTGGAATAGGAGGTCATCATGGCGATATTGTCTCTAGACATGTAGTTAAAATGAATATACAATCGTTGCATGACCCTTCTTTTTCCTTAGAAGTGACTGCGCATGTACTTAGTTCACTGACTTCGGTTATGCCTGACACAAAGTTCCAGATTCATGATTGGCCAGAAATTCAGAACATTGGTTTAGCCGACCCAAGGTTTAATGTACCCAACAAAATTGACATTTTGTTGGGAGCAGAAACATATTGCCGAGTATTAAAGGCAGGATTAATCAAAAGTCCTTTAGGTTCTCCTATTGCCCAAGATACTCATTTAGGGTGGATTGTATCGGGGAAAGTCAGTAGAGTAGATAGTTCTTTAGTTTCCCATAATACTGTAATAGCGATGCATACTCAAGTTGAAGAGAACGAAATGTTGAAACGATTATGGGAACTTGATTCTGAACCTGCTTTGGATAGGAAACCGTTTACCCCCGAGGAACAGGCTTGCGAGAACTTTTATGCAACTACCACCAAAAGAGACATAGATGGTAGATATGTGGTTAAGCTACCTTTTCGATCAAAAGATCCGATATGTAAATACAGtcattctaaaaatattgcTGTTAAAAGATTGCTAGGACTTGAAAGGAAGTTGGCTAGGGAtgagaaattaaaacaacagtATTCAGAAGTAATTAACGAATATTTATTGCTTGGccatttagaaaaaatcaatGACGAGTCAGATAAAAATACAGATGGTGCAGTGTACTTGCCACACCACGCAGTGGTGAGACAAGATAAACTGACCACCAAGGTGAGAGTGGTGTATGACGCATCATGCAAGGGAACAAACGGAGTTTCCTTGAATGATACCTTAATGGTAGGACCCACTCTCCAAGCAGATTTGCGACACATTGTCATGAGATGGCGACAACATCCAATATGTCTCGCAGCAGATATAGAGAAAATGTATCGCCAAATCAAAGTTGCACGTCCAGACACGGATTTCCAAAGGATCGTTTGGAGAGAGGATCCTAGTAAAGAAATTGAGGACTTTCGACTTCTGACTGTGACCTTCGGCACATCATGTGCTCCTTATTTGGCGGTCAAAACATTGCACCAAGTTGCTTGCGATGAAGGTGAAATATATCCATTGGCTGCTGATAGAGTAATGACGGATTTCTATATGGATGATCTGATGACTGGCTGCCAATCTGAAACAGAAgtaatacaaatttataaagaaatgaaCAGTTTATTAGGGAAAGGAGGATTTAGGTTGCAGAAATGGACAAGCAATAAAATGAGTTTATTGGAAGAATTGAATGAAGCCTCGGGCAAGGATTTGGAGATAAAGATGGACAAAGTAACAAAGATTTTAGGACTTACCTGGAACAGAAATACTGATGAATTTGATTACTCTGTTAAAATGTCACCGACCGCTGcacctgaaacaaaaagaaCGGTAATATCAGAAATATCACGGCTTTATGATCCATTGGGATGGATAGCTCCATGTATCATAACAGCcaaagttttaatacaaaaattatggATTGCTGGCATTAGCTGGGATGATGAGTTACCATCTGGACTTCAAGAAGAATGGAGACAATACAGAACAGACCTagataaattagttaattttcatattcCTAGATGGATAGGCAAAGCGGAAAGCAATGTGGCCATAGAGCTGCATGGATTTAGCGATGCGTCGAATGTTGCATATGCCGCTGTAGTATATTGCCGAATCATTAGTTCTGATGGTGACATACACTCACATCTTATAACAGCAAAAACAAAAGTAGCTCCTATAAAGCAACTGTCTATTCCCCGCCTAGAGCTATGTGGATCTGTTTTGGTGGCAAAATTATTGATTGAAGTGGCTGAAGTCATGCATATTCCAAAGGCAAATATCCATGCCTGGACTGATTCTTCTGTTGTTTTGGCATGGTTAAGCGATCATCCGAGTCGCTGGAAAACTTACGTGGCGAATCGAACTTCAAAAATCCTTAGTTTGTTGGATAATACGCAATGGGCTCACGTCCAGTCCAAAGACAATCCAGCTGATATCGCTTCTCGTGGAGCACCATCAGAAGTTCTACTAGAGAGTGATCTTTGGAAACGAGGACCAAGTTGGTTGAGGACTGAACCAGTTGAATATACAAGGCCTAACGCTATACGTACTAAAGAGGAGAGGAAAGTTGTCAAGGTCCATACGGTTAATTTAGAATCGGATTTTGATATTACCTGGGGATCGAGGTTCTCGTCTCTTCGTAAATTGATGAGAGTAATGGCATATTGCAAAAGGTTTTTACTGTCAATAAAACGGCGCaaagataatattaaagttacacCTTACCTATCAGTTGCTGAACTACGAGAAGCCTTAGATCATTGCATTAGGCAAAGTCAGCAGCAATGTTTCCATAATGAATATGTAGCTCTGAAAAACAATGCACAGTTAGATAAAAGGAGTCccttatataaatttaatgtttttattgataaaagtgAAATATTGCGTGTTGGAGGTAGGCTTCGTAATTCTTCTCTATCGGATGATACTAAGCATCCAGTTATTATATCACATGATTCATGTTTAGCGAGGTTAATCGTAGCTGACGCACATGAAATGACTTTTCACGGAGGACAGCAACTGATGCTTAATTTTATACGCACTAGGTATTGGATCACCAGAGTGAAAGGTATGGTACGAGCCCATATTCGTAGTTGTATTCCCTGTATACGATATGCAGCTACCACGAAACATCAGTTGATGGGGGAGCTGCCAGTGAGTAGAGTCACCCCTAGCAAACCATTTCTTAATTCCGGTGTTGATTACGCCGGACCCATTAATATGAGAGTGTCTAAAGGTCGCGGACAGCGATCATACAAAGGTTACATCTGTCTGTTTATTTGTATGGCTACACGCGCTGTGCATATTGAGGCCGTTTCGGACTTAACTTCAGAAGGTTTCTTGGCTGCATTTAAGCGGTTCGTCGCAAGACGTGGTCATTGTCGTAACATCTGGAGTGATAACGGCACTAATTTCGTAGGGGCTGCCAAAGAACTTCGGACACATTTTGCCCAGGAAGGCTCACTGTTCAAAGACATTGCGTCGGCTCTTGCAAGTTCTCACACTGAATGGCACTTTATTCCTCCCCACTCTCCTAACTTTGGAGGGCTCTGGGAAGCAGGGATCAAAAGTGTAAAGCACCATCTGAAGCGCGTTGTAGGCGACTCCACTCTCACATTTGAAGAGATGTGCACCGTGCTGTCTCAAATTGAGGCATGCCTAAATTCTAGACCGCTATCTCAAAGCAATAGCGATCCAGAAGATCCCACACCCTTGACTCCCGGTCATTTTTTGGTGGGTCAGCCGTTGATTGTACCACCCGATTGTAATTATGAGGACGCTACAATGAGTACCTTACGGCGCTGGCAATTAGTACAACGTATGGTGCAGAATTTCTGGCGTAGATGGCAACAAGAATACTTGACTCATTTCTTCCATAGATATAAATGGGCTTCGCGGATTCCTGATTTTAAAGTAGGGGATGTAGTTTTAGTAAAAGAAGACAACTTACCTCCAGCTAGATGGTTGTACGGTAAAGTTGTACAGCTGCACCCGGGTAAAGACAATCTGACGCGTGTTGTCACTATTCGGTGCAAAGGCACTGAGATTAAACGTCCAACTTCAAAGTTATGCTTGCTCCCTGTTACTGAGTAA